One Candidatus Gastranaerophilales bacterium DNA segment encodes these proteins:
- a CDS encoding phosphatase PAP2 family protein, producing MYLKSQISYLLLLQHFREMTNGILDHFFLIVTMFGEFLIPLLFVSCIYWCVNKKDGVFLLFTVAISFWITQMLKMTACIYRPWILNSEVHPIKSAMKMAYGYSFPSGHTANSMAVWGGYAFLKWDKKVIRNIFFAMVVLVAFSRNYIGVHTPQDVIVSIIVGVGVWFIAKYLINWINNGKNRDVIAYCVAMALTCLYERYVLVKNFPIDYLNGKILVDPAWIKDGSFVCFGYLLGFFTGWIVERKFINFVPENGTVLRKIFRFLTGALVIGLVLGVGEKYLIDILGYAKATCFLLMFLGLFITAIYPFIIKKMNL from the coding sequence ATGTATTTGAAATCACAAATTTCTTATCTTTTGTTATTGCAACATTTTCGAGAAATGACTAATGGAATTTTAGACCATTTTTTTCTTATTGTGACGATGTTCGGTGAGTTTTTGATACCATTGCTTTTTGTTTCGTGCATATATTGGTGTGTAAACAAAAAAGACGGTGTGTTTTTGTTGTTCACTGTTGCTATTTCGTTTTGGATAACCCAAATGTTGAAAATGACCGCTTGCATATATCGTCCTTGGATTTTGAATTCTGAAGTGCATCCGATAAAGTCTGCTATGAAAATGGCATATGGGTACTCTTTCCCAAGTGGACATACTGCCAACTCTATGGCTGTTTGGGGTGGTTATGCTTTTTTGAAATGGGATAAAAAAGTAATAAGAAATATATTTTTTGCTATGGTTGTTTTGGTTGCTTTTTCTCGTAATTATATCGGGGTTCACACTCCTCAAGATGTTATCGTTTCAATAATTGTGGGTGTCGGGGTTTGGTTTATTGCAAAATATTTAATAAATTGGATAAATAATGGCAAAAATCGTGATGTTATAGCTTATTGTGTAGCGATGGCTCTTACTTGTTTATATGAAAGATATGTTTTGGTTAAAAATTTTCCGATAGATTATTTGAATGGCAAAATCCTAGTTGACCCTGCATGGATTAAAGATGGCTCTTTTGTTTGCTTTGGATATTTGCTCGGATTTTTTACGGGGTGGATTGTTGAAAGAAAATTTATAAATTTTGTGCCTGAAAACGGAACTGTTTTACGTAAGATTTTTAGATTTTTAACAGGTGCTTTGGTTATTGGACTTGTACTCGGAGTTGGCGAAAAGTATTTAATAGATATTTTGGGCTACGCAAAGGCAACTTGCTTTTTATTGATGTTTTTAGGACTTTTTATAACAGCAATTTATCCGTTTATAATTAAAAAAATGAATTTATAA
- a CDS encoding carboxypeptidase-like regulatory domain-containing protein, with product MPVFAACANPENTISYIVINDQDTFDVEILYLPNSQIYLPFKQMAVLFDIPFKVNHGANEICFETPDHQKGVVSLSNIKLDNKVISTAKNYYLKSGIMADIKDEIFVPPQVLGDLFGVAFNPKSDDLSVEATTERNLSALKKEELIDSSGNSKQIKGYTQIVLPDEKRKISLDRVSFNNNTTSDSYAQMLYNQMNSNFMFNNNTQIAMNGQAYGGKYTIDYNTFNYTDKLFSFGGLGLRYENEYKNNYYQVGKVSGIGAENSIGENTFGINIKNYNENEKKIEDKNGYVSAGSIVNVYVNGDFLESLNTYNGYYSLKEAHLPKNLLSIKLEEEKETGEKNTFFDEKYDTSDYRFKKRKPKNVFLIGANGFNNRLWAENGALYAANAKKLVIGLSDTRVITDKLQIENKITADKIVKAPDYNIWGMSYSKAPSLYSGTYINSNNLEGVTCSTDAEYRFNKNLSLFSTLALSASNDKSISQLGAGYKAEISPRFKTEKYEINARAYNYSPSFYLAATEFGTVTDRLGVGINASGDTKVGNIGFSLNHYYSNLNHKFENGIMKFNELNFRYSLSLSKYGNVNINTNIRQGENDTTMVNNTYYNVEYNKNIGRNLYLTIGQNVSNLKTESFIPQSSYSDTSSEYKMQYTKLNWQIPSGKGGLQIANEGVKIGGNNFINDYQIARIEYTFPMLKRINLSIGTGYRYTGDIPGFEYLVKLGYSTKSGRTYFLNYQYSKLNGYMVDNMFIPGSNRHSINLSVNDNFAVLNGLRSVGITDRNKGFVNVVAYLDKNENGKFDKSDVKVKGVPIKCSWKNEIIYTNSKGTIPVQAINQGVYQISVDTESLPTILSLSKECKESNIVKIDAEKNTNIEIPIESSVGNITGKLVIKDDFDRDLPIKDFIIVVDDNDGNEIAYTTVNNDGSYYFSGIKPGKYTVKLDNSFIEDYSLETIEGMSEKHFEIPYVYKKFVEINDLNLEYKSL from the coding sequence TTGCCAGTATTTGCGGCTTGTGCCAATCCCGAAAATACAATTTCTTATATTGTCATTAATGACCAAGATACTTTTGATGTTGAAATCTTGTATCTTCCAAATTCTCAAATTTATCTTCCTTTTAAACAAATGGCAGTTTTGTTTGATATCCCCTTTAAAGTTAATCATGGGGCTAATGAAATCTGTTTTGAAACTCCTGACCACCAAAAAGGGGTCGTTTCTCTTAGCAATATTAAACTCGACAACAAAGTTATTTCCACTGCTAAAAATTATTATTTAAAATCCGGAATAATGGCAGATATAAAAGATGAGATTTTTGTCCCTCCTCAAGTTTTAGGCGACCTTTTTGGAGTCGCTTTTAATCCAAAATCTGATGATTTATCGGTAGAGGCAACGACTGAACGAAATTTATCAGCTTTAAAAAAAGAAGAATTAATAGATTCATCAGGTAATTCTAAACAAATTAAAGGCTATACGCAAATTGTCTTGCCTGATGAAAAGAGAAAAATCTCTCTTGATAGGGTTTCATTTAATAATAATACGACTTCAGATTCGTATGCACAAATGTTATATAACCAAATGAATTCCAATTTCATGTTTAATAATAACACTCAAATAGCTATGAATGGGCAAGCTTATGGCGGTAAATATACCATTGATTATAACACTTTTAATTACACTGATAAGCTATTCTCTTTTGGAGGGTTAGGATTAAGGTATGAAAATGAGTATAAAAACAATTATTATCAAGTAGGAAAAGTTTCTGGAATTGGGGCTGAAAACTCAATTGGTGAAAATACGTTTGGCATAAATATTAAAAATTACAATGAAAATGAAAAAAAAATAGAAGATAAAAACGGATATGTATCCGCCGGAAGTATCGTAAATGTCTACGTAAATGGTGATTTTTTAGAATCTTTAAATACTTATAACGGCTACTATTCTTTAAAAGAGGCACATCTTCCTAAAAATTTATTAAGTATAAAACTTGAGGAAGAAAAAGAAACTGGTGAAAAAAACACATTTTTTGATGAAAAATATGATACATCTGATTATAGGTTCAAAAAAAGAAAGCCCAAGAATGTTTTTTTAATTGGTGCAAACGGCTTTAATAATAGGTTGTGGGCTGAAAATGGGGCTTTATATGCCGCAAATGCTAAGAAATTAGTTATTGGACTAAGTGATACAAGGGTTATTACAGATAAGTTACAAATTGAAAACAAAATAACAGCTGACAAAATAGTGAAAGCACCTGATTATAATATTTGGGGAATGTCTTATTCAAAGGCACCTAGTTTGTATTCCGGTACTTATATTAATTCTAACAATTTGGAAGGAGTAACTTGTTCAACAGATGCAGAATATCGTTTTAATAAAAATCTTTCACTTTTTTCAACCTTAGCACTCAGTGCTAGTAATGATAAATCGATATCTCAATTAGGTGCAGGTTATAAAGCAGAAATTTCGCCACGATTTAAAACTGAAAAATATGAAATTAATGCAAGAGCATACAATTATTCTCCTTCATTTTATCTTGCAGCAACGGAGTTTGGTACTGTGACAGACAGACTTGGAGTTGGGATAAATGCTTCAGGTGATACAAAAGTCGGAAATATCGGATTTAGTCTTAACCATTATTATTCTAATTTGAATCATAAATTCGAAAATGGAATTATGAAATTCAATGAATTGAATTTTAGATATTCTCTTTCTTTGAGTAAATATGGAAACGTAAATATCAATACAAATATTCGCCAAGGTGAAAATGATACAACAATGGTAAATAACACATATTACAACGTTGAGTATAATAAGAATATTGGCAGAAATTTGTATCTTACAATTGGGCAAAATGTCAGCAATTTAAAGACTGAATCTTTTATCCCCCAATCGTCTTACTCTGACACATCTTCAGAATATAAAATGCAATATACAAAATTAAATTGGCAGATTCCCAGTGGAAAAGGCGGTCTTCAAATTGCGAATGAAGGCGTGAAAATCGGTGGAAATAATTTTATTAATGATTATCAAATAGCAAGAATCGAATATACATTTCCAATGTTAAAAAGAATCAATTTATCTATTGGTACAGGTTATCGTTATACAGGTGATATCCCCGGGTTTGAGTATCTCGTGAAATTAGGCTATTCGACTAAGTCAGGAAGGACATATTTTTTGAATTATCAATATAGCAAGCTTAATGGCTATATGGTTGATAATATGTTCATTCCGGGGAGCAATCGACATTCGATTAACCTTTCGGTTAATGATAATTTTGCTGTTTTAAATGGCTTACGCTCAGTTGGAATTACTGATAGGAATAAGGGGTTTGTTAATGTCGTGGCTTATTTAGACAAAAATGAAAATGGTAAATTTGATAAAAGTGATGTAAAAGTTAAAGGTGTTCCAATAAAATGTAGTTGGAAAAATGAGATTATATATACAAATTCAAAAGGTACTATTCCTGTACAGGCAATTAATCAAGGTGTATATCAAATAAGCGTTGATACGGAATCGCTTCCTACTATACTATCTCTTTCAAAGGAGTGTAAAGAATCAAATATTGTAAAAATAGATGCTGAAAAAAATACTAATATTGAAATTCCGATTGAAAGTTCTGTCGGAAATATAACCGGCAAATTAGTTATCAAAGATGATTTCGATAGGGATTTGCCTATAAAAGACTTTATAATTGTTGTTGATGATAATGACGGCAATGAAATAGCTTATACTACTGTTAATAATGACGGAAGCTATTATTTTTCAGGAATAAAACCGGGTAAATATACGGTTAAACTTGATAACTCATTTATTGAAGACTATTCATTAGAAACAATTGAAGGTATGAGCGAAAAGCATTTTGAGATTCCTTATGTATATAAAAAATTTGTTGAAATAAATGATTTAAATTTAGAATATAAAAGCTTGTGA
- a CDS encoding lysozyme — protein MKITEKGIKLIKNFEGCRLKAYKCPAGIATIGYGHTNKVHMDDVITQADADRLLKEDLIIHENNVSKLVKVSLNQNQFDALVCLEYNIGYGNLASSTLLKMLNSKNYKSAASQFDRWVYAGNKILPGLVKRRHAEKELFLA, from the coding sequence ATGAAGATTACAGAAAAAGGTATAAAATTAATAAAAAATTTTGAGGGCTGCAGACTTAAAGCATATAAATGCCCTGCAGGAATTGCAACAATCGGATATGGTCATACTAACAAAGTTCACATGGACGATGTAATAACTCAAGCCGATGCAGATAGATTATTAAAAGAAGATTTAATAATCCATGAAAATAATGTATCAAAACTTGTTAAAGTTTCATTAAATCAAAATCAATTTGATGCACTTGTTTGCCTCGAATACAATATCGGATATGGTAATCTTGCAAGTTCAACATTATTGAAAATGCTTAATTCAAAAAATTATAAAAGTGCAGCAAGTCAATTTGACAGATGGGTGTATGCAGGAAATAAAATTCTCCCCGGACTTGTCAAAAGACGGCACGCAGAAAAAGAACTATTCTTGGCATAA
- a CDS encoding RNA-directed DNA polymerase, with amino-acid sequence MPKHKGEDINDGIEQKKRIIVKPYYVYDLILQWAVIQVLLPIIMKGMYEWSCGSIARRGGVYGKKYIVKYIKRNPDKIKYAAKGDIYHFFESVDIGRLKEMFKSIIRDENMLWVINMILDCNMVEYKGKMINVGLPIGFYTSQYFANFYLQGLDHFLKEKMHIKCYVRYVDDFIMFGRNKKELHKTMFEISKYLAAIDLKLKSNHQVFRFDYIDKNGKRCGRPIDFMGFKFYRDKTTIRRKTFLKSMRKFVKVSKLKVIDVHSARQALCYKGYYKHTDSYRIFKDVVCKLVNFGNCKKIVSNYDKRKEIKNEIKLEKCRKSCRTT; translated from the coding sequence ATGCCAAAACACAAAGGCGAAGATATAAACGATGGCATTGAACAAAAGAAAAGAATAATTGTAAAACCATATTACGTGTATGATTTGATTTTACAATGGGCAGTAATACAAGTTCTGTTGCCAATAATAATGAAAGGTATGTATGAATGGTCTTGCGGTTCGATAGCACGTCGAGGTGGTGTTTATGGCAAAAAATATATTGTCAAATACATAAAAAGAAATCCGGATAAAATTAAATATGCAGCAAAAGGTGATATTTATCATTTCTTTGAATCAGTTGATATTGGAAGATTAAAAGAAATGTTCAAATCAATTATCAGAGATGAAAATATGCTCTGGGTAATAAATATGATTCTTGATTGCAATATGGTTGAATATAAAGGCAAAATGATTAATGTCGGTTTGCCTATCGGTTTTTACACATCACAATATTTTGCAAACTTTTATCTGCAGGGGTTAGACCATTTTCTAAAAGAAAAAATGCATATAAAATGCTACGTTCGCTATGTTGATGATTTTATAATGTTTGGAAGAAATAAAAAAGAATTGCACAAAACAATGTTTGAAATATCAAAATATCTTGCTGCAATAGATTTAAAATTGAAATCTAATCATCAAGTATTCAGATTTGATTATATTGATAAAAATGGTAAAAGATGTGGCAGACCCATTGATTTTATGGGCTTTAAATTTTACAGAGATAAAACAACGATTCGCAGAAAAACTTTTTTGAAATCAATGCGTAAATTTGTCAAGGTTTCAAAATTAAAAGTTATTGATGTTCATTCTGCAAGGCAAGCACTTTGTTACAAAGGATATTACAAGCATACAGATTCATACAGAATCTTTAAAGATGTTGTGTGTAAACTTGTGAACTTTGGAAACTGTAAAAAAATCGTGAGTAATTATGACAAACGTAAGGAGATTAAAAATGAAATTAAATTGGAGAAATGTAGAAAGTCTTGTAGAACCACTTGA